Part of the Triplophysa rosa linkage group LG3, Trosa_1v2, whole genome shotgun sequence genome, tatttttattgcGTCATTAACATGCGTCCTGTTCAGAGGAGCGGGTAAAGAAACTCCACATTCacatttatgtaattattaaagcattttaaagcaaATGAAGAATGAACACGGTCGTTTCTTTGCCGCGATGGACTGAGATCCTGTCTAGGTACTATTGGTGAGTAAAATTTGATTTATACATCATAATCTGTAGATTAGATCGCCACGTCTGATTCGTTTCGTTTAATTTATTGAGTGACGTTTGATTATTTGGGattataatgttttaataataagGAATAAGTGATATAATAGGCCGTACTGTAATGTTTCTGCTTTATAAATTACAGTTTCAAATGAAGTTAAACATGCCTTCTTTTCGTTATTCTTCGCCTGCCTCTTCTACGGGACAGTAACAATGCCCCCTGTTGGCCATAACTGACAGTTGACTGATCTGGTCCAAGAACCATACAAAACCATTCatataaatgcatacatttaagaaaacaaacatacagaattttgattttctaacaaaaactgttttatttgtgAAAGATTAACCCACAATCCCTTCATCCTGCCAGTTCAAACTCCACCCCAGATTCTGGTGCTTGACCCTGGATGCTCTGATCAACCCGGAATGTTCTGTTGTACGTGTCGTGGTCCACTGCCCAAACCTGAGAAACACAAGATGTCTCATGAAGTGGCTTCAAAAGGTAAACGCTTCATTTCTAGCCTTCAGAATTCAGGAATCTGTTTTTAGTCCACCAAGAATCATTGCAGTAATTAGTccaaaatgataacagaatggCACCTATGGCAATAAAAAAGGTAACACTTGCTCAATCCAGAATATAGATTAAGTCAGCATATACTGCATATAATACAGTGTCTATAACAGTTAACACACAGCTAGACTAAtgcaacaatacaaaaataaacagcagaATTTAATACCGTTTTCGGTGTACTCACATCAGATGTAAATGCCAACCCACAGTAAGAGGAAAAGAACTCCGAAGCCCATGAAGAGTGATGCGACCAGTGAAATAAGCAGCTCTTTGTACACGTCTCGTGTGTATTTTGTGGACGTTACTTCATATCTGAGAGTGTGTTAAGGATGCACACTGAGAGAAACTGTGTACTGTGTGTACATCTGGTATTTACATCCATCTAAGAGAAGTCAAAAAGATTCTATGTGATTTGATAACACTGCATCTCCAATACATTCAAAGATGTGTAGGGACTGCAAtgagtaaatgtatttaattttgtCTACGGTGTGGACCTTTTTCATAAGCCTtatgttaaaatacagtaacacAGTGAGTGATCACAGGTCTGTTCGTTACAGTTGAAGGATACACAAAAAACCAGGCTGTGAAGAACATGCCGATGGCCAGCAGCACTACAGTCAGGTGGGGGAACACAGCAGGATTCACCGGGCTGGTGTACCTCGTCATGGCTTCCAACTCCTGCAAAAAACACACGtaagttgtttattttaaatgcatttcaacATACCTGCCGTTTTCAAGTGTCACAGATTTTTGCGACATTGATCTCTGTCCATTTAAGAAGCACAGAATGCAAATATCACTTGTGTACGGAGGGTCCAACAGTGGACATCAACAATATAACAAAACGTTAAATATTAGAATATATCAATGTACTGTTTACATAGACTGTAGTTTATACAGCTGATATGCGCGTTTATGACTTTATGTGCATTTGGTGAAGATCTCAGACTATAAACTGTGGCTAACAGCTAATGCTAATGCTGTCAAACTGCAGCTTTAACACTATTTAACAAGACAACCGCTGTGAAAGCGAACACTAGACGCATTGCTTGCAGTTTAAATTAACATCTAGACACTCGggtgtttaaaaatataataaatagctTTAAAACAAGTGTACTTTACCATCGTGTGACAGGTAGAGAGTGAATCTGTCTAACCGGAAGAAGAGCGGTAACAGCCACGTAAGTGAAGAGTGACCGGAAGAGTGACGGAGAGACGCACGTAAAATAAAAGTCCTAACGCAAAAGTCCGCTTGATAGAATTTGTACCTATATAACCCCAGTCATATATGACAGGAGTCTGACACAATAGGCagacaacacatttctttagtatgcagaaaaaaatatttatttaatttatgtatcACCTTCATGCATTCATATTATGTCATCAGTACACTCCGTACATAAGGAAAAAGTGAGAGAAGTTGCAGatgaattaaaaacaatatgtaTTAAAAATACAGGAGGCTTTTACAAAGCGTAAATAAAGACAATGTTTTGGCAGATAAACACAACAATGACTAAGACAGTGTAGGAATGATAAAACTTAATATTTTAGTGCTTAAAGCCAAAAGATAAACATAAGACAGACAGctgagaaaaatatgttttttttcctttggTGGTATTATCAGTTTATAAAATGATATACTACAGTTCAAAGATCAACAACGAATTATTTATCTCATTTAAGACTGAAAACGTTTCAAATAAACCACCATGATTCAACCTGGTGTGTTATGATTAACCAACAAATCATAAATGTTGTCAAATTACATGTCAGTAAGAAAAttacatgaaaaaatgaaaagacatgGCTGTAGATAATGAAGAATATGTGTTATAACAAAAAACTGCATTCTCACATGAAAACaagaatatttatatatattacacGGTATTTAAACAGTTCTTAGATGCCACAGAAAACATTAGAAAAACTTATTTACAGTGCATAGTTTGGAAGTGCTTCATTGACACGAGGCTGGTTTATTTTGGACCGGATTTGTGTGGTATTATGCTtctaatgaattaaaaaatatcCATATATTAGATTTTAAAAGATCATCCCACATGACTTTAAAATCAGTATCACCCATTAGTTGTAttataaatggtcattttagtGCACATTTTCAATCAACACCGTGATTGAACGTGGCTACATGTCTAACATAATCGCATATTGCCGAACCTTACAAAAACTACATTATGGCTTATTTCATACAATATCTGTAACATCAAACTGGTATTAATACAAGAatgtgaaacaaaaaatgtaaaaattcatTGCAATGTACATAGTCTGTAACATCAAACTGGTATTAATACAAgaatatgaaacaaaaaatttaaaaattCATTGCAATGTACATAGTGCTGGATTAAGAGGCAAAAGAAAGACGGAATAAATTCCTGACAATAACAGTGGTGACATGGGGTCATTACAATAAAGctactgaaataaatgtaaatacaaatattggGTCATTGTCTGATAAATTCTCTGACACGCTATTGAGCAACACTAATTTCATGTTAACTTGTTTACAGTTAGGGTTAAGACAACTATACAAGACTATACTGCATATATATACTGTCCAGAGGATTCCACAGATTTCATTTGCACACTAAGTATAAAGTAACAAACTAtagttgaaataaaatgtaaaaataaaagtaaaacgcAGTAACATAACACAAGGTAACATAAGGACCGTTGTTGAAAGTCAAAGTGATAGTTTCCTGAAGTATGTTCATGAGcgtaaaatacttttaaattgGATGCTGAAATGATCCAGTGTTCTGGCCAGTGTATGACTTTCAAAGCGATTTTGTTGTTTCTTCCAGTGTAAATGTTTCCAGTTTCCTTGAGAAATCCAGTGGATCGAACCAACACAAATTGTTAGTTTTCCAGTGGTTGTTTTACTTTGGTTTCCAGTGATTGTGTTTAGTCCAGTGGTTAGTTTTACTTTTGCATACTTTCGATTTAAATTCTAGACATGATCTCACACTTTTATTAtgactgtatatttatactatAGCCACAGTAAAATATATGTCTTTCTGTGTTATTTATTGT contains:
- the tmem258 gene encoding transmembrane protein 258 — translated: MELEAMTRYTSPVNPAVFPHLTVVLLAIGMFFTAWFFVYEVTSTKYTRDVYKELLISLVASLFMGFGVLFLLLWVGIYI